The nucleotide sequence GAGTGATCCCCGGCTTCTCCGCTTCTCCATTCGACCCTCCCTGGCCGATTCCCCTAACGGTGCGTGGCGATGAACACGTCCGGATCGATCTGGCCCTGCGGAGGTGTGGCCGTTCTCGACGACAGATAGCCCGGTCCCGGAGTGACGTTGTCGCCAACCCTGATCTCCAGGTGCAGGTGGTACGGGTACAGCCCGTTTCCGTTGCCGACCCGCGCGATCTGCTGCCCCTTGCTCACCGTCTGGCCCTTCGCCGGCGGGCCGGAGGTGTTCCAGTTCACGTGCGCGTACATGGAAGTGATGATTCCGAATGACGTAACGTGCCGCACGAAGATGATGTTGCCCCACCCCGACACGTTCGTGCGGACGTCGCTCACGGTCCCGTTCGCCACCGCGTACACGGGCAGGTTGGCGTCATCCGAGCCCGATCCCTTGTTCCAGTCCGCGCCGAGATGGTAGCCGTGCCCGTCATAGAGGTGCCGCAGGAACGGCTGTACGTCCCTCCACCCGTTGCTGCTGATCCAGAAGCACCCGTTCGAGTCGCCGGGCCAGTCGCCACATGCGCCATTGAAGCCGTTGGACGAGTTCGACGGGTCGACGGGCCAGGTGAACCCGCTGTCGCCGCACCCTCCGCCGGCCGTCACCGTCTGCGAGACCGTGTTGCTCGACTTCCCGGTCGCGTCGTCCACCACCCAGAGGGTGCTGGTGACCGCGGGCGTGGTGCAGACGGGCGTGAACGTCCAGGCGATGTTCCCCGAGCCATCGGCACTAAGGATCGGCGAGAGCGTGATGATGTTCCCGCTGGGGTCCTTCAGGTAGCGGGTCACCGTCCGGTTCGGGGTGTATCCGCCGCCCGTCACTGAAAACGTCTGGCCGGGCGCCTTCGAGCTGGACAGCGAACCATCGACGAGAAGCCTGGGTGCCGCGGCGGCGCTGACGAAGCTCCAGACGGGCGAGTATTGGCCCTGCGTGTAGGGAGATGTGCTGTTGTTCCAGCCCTGGACCCGCCAGTAGTAGGTCGTGCCCGCGGCCAGAGATGCCGTCGCGGTGTAGCTCGTGGACGTCGTGTTCACCGAGATGACGCATCCCGCACACGTCGCCGCGCCCGGATCCGTCGGGAGCGCCGACGCGCTGGTCGCGATCGTCACCCAGTAGTGGTTCGCGCCGGCGACGGGCGACCAGCTGAAGGTGGGCGTGGTGGAGACTCCCGTCGCCCCGTTCGCCGGCGAGCCGAGCGACGGCGCGGGGAGCAGCGTCGGTCCGGTGACGGTGAGATCGACGCCCACGCTCCGCGGGCTCCCGTCCGCCCCCGGCGCCGAGAAGTCGATGCTTCCCGGGTACGGGCCCGCCGCGAGCCCCGCCGTATTGGGCGAAAGCGTCACCTGCGCGCTCTGCCCGGCACCCAGCGTCCCGCTCGTTGGTGACAGCGAGAGCCACGCGATCGATTCGTCCGCCGACCAGGAGAGCGTCCCGCCGCCGGTGTTCGTCACCGTCACCGTCTGGCTCGCCGCGCTGGAGCCCTGCGCGGCGGAGAACGACACCGACGGCGGGGAGACGGAAAGGCTCGGCCCGGCCGCGATGGTGAGCGAGACCCCCACCGACTTCGGGCTTCCCGCCGCTCCCGGCGCGGAGACGTCGATCGTGGCGTTCCAGGTGCCGGCGCCCAGCCCCGTGGGGTCGATCGACACCGTCACCGGCGCGCTCGACCCGCCCGCCAGGCTCCCGCCCGCTGGCGACACCGTGGCCCACGACGCGTTCGACGACGCCGACCAGGCGAGCGAGCCGCCGCCGGTGTTGCTGACCGTGAACGACTGCGGCGGCGGCGGGGAGCCCTGCTGCGTGGCGAAGCCGAGCGACGCCGCGCTCACCCCCAGCGCCGGCCCGGCCGCCACGGTGAGCGAAACGGCCACCGTCTTCGGGCTCCCCGTGGCGCCCGGCGCGGAGATCGTGACGGCCCCGTTGTACGTTCCCGCCGCCAGCCCCGCCGAGCTCACCGAGAGCGTCACCGGCACGGCCCCGCCCCCGGCCAGCGTCCCGCTCCCCGGCGTGGCGGCGAGCCAGGCGGCGTTCGACGACGCCGTCCAGACCAGCGAGCCGCCGCCGGTGTTGGTGACGATCACGCTCTGCGTCGCCGGGTTCGATCCCTGCGCGGCCGAGAAGGAGAGCGAGGCGGGGTTGACGCTGACCGCCGGCGGCGCGGAGACCGCCAGCGTGACCGCAAGCGCCCGCGGGCTCCCGCCCGCCCCGGGCGCGGTGAGCGTCACCGTGGCGTGGTACGTCCCGGCGGCCAGCCCCGCGGTGCTCACCGACAGCGCGGCCTGCGCGCCGGCGTTCGAGGCCAGGCTCCCGCTCGCCGGGGTGACGGTGAGCCACGGCGCGTCGTCCGACGCGCTCCAGGCCAGCGTCCCGCCGCCGGTGTTGGTGATGGTGACGGGCTGCGCCGCGGGATTCGTCCCCGCCAGCGCCGCGAAGGAGAAGGTGGTGGCGCTCACCCCCAGCACCGGCGCCGAGCTCACCGTCAGCGTCACCGGGATGCTGCGCGGCGAGCCGGACGCGCCCGGCGCGGAGACGTCGATCGTCCCCGAATAGGTGCCCTGGGCCAGGCCCGCGGTGTTCACGGTCACCGTCACCTGCGCGCTCGCCCCCGCGCCCAGGCTTCCCGTCGGCGGGCTCACGGTGAGCCACGGAACCGCCTCCACCGCGCTCCACCCCAGCGTGCCGCCGCCGGTGTTGGAGAGGGTGACGGTCTGCGGCGCCGCGTTCGCGCCCACCTGCGCGAAGAACGCCAGCGGCGACGCGCTCACCGCCAGCGCCGGGCCGGGCGCCACGGTGAGCTGGACGGCCACGTGCTGGGGCGCGCCGGTGGCGCCCGGCGCGTTCAGGTCCACGGTGCCGCTGTACGTTCCCGCGGCCAGCCCGGCGGCGCTCACCGACACCGCGAGCGCCGCGCTGCTCCCGCCCGCCAGCGACCCGGTGGAGGGAGAGACGATCAGCCAGGACGAAGCCGACGACGCGCTCCAGGCAAGGCTGCCGCCGCCCGTGTTGCTGACGATCAGGCTCTGCGGCGGGGGCGCGGCGCCGGGCTGCACGGAGAAGGACAGCGAGGCCGTGCTGGCGGCGAGCGCCGGCGCCTGCGTCACGTCCAGCGTGATCGTCACCGCCTTCGCCCCACCTCCCCCGCCGGAAAGCTCCACCACCCCCGAGTACCGCCCCGGCGCCATCCCCGCCGTATTCACGGTGATGGCGACCGACGCGCTGGCGCCGGGCCCGAGCGTGCCGCCCGACGGGCTCAGGGTGAGCCAGGCCATGCTCTCCGCGGCGGACCAGCTCAGGGTGCCGCCGCCCGTGTTCGTCACCGCCAGCGTCTGGGTGGCCGACGCGGCGCCTTCCTGCGCGGCGAACGCGAGCGCGGTCGTCCCCACGCCCACCGCGGGGGTGGGGTCCGGGCCCACGGGGCCGGGGCCATTCGCGCCGCCTGCGTCGCATCCCCCCACGAAAAGGACGAGTCCGGCGGAAGCGAGTCGGAGGAGCGCGGTCGTGCGTCTCATGGCATCACCATCCTCGAGAAGAACCGGGTGGACGTGCGCTGCGGATGAAGGGCGGTGCGATGTGGAAAGAGGGAGACGCGCGGCGCGATCACGACTCGCTTCCGCCGGGAACAACTGGCGCATATCTTGGCCGAAGAAGTCTGAACGGGGCAGAGGAGAATCCCGAAATCCCCGTCGCCTTTCCTGAATGTGCTGAACCCATGGATTCAGATTTCCCCGGCGCGCCGGAAAGCCGCTACACCCTCCGCGTCTTCGGCACGCCTCGTCTCGTCGCCCCCGGCGGCGAGCCCGTCCGGCTCTCCGCGCGGGCGCTGGCGTACCTGGTCTACGTCCACCTGGCGCGCGACGGCGAGCGCACCAGCACCGCGATCGCCGCGAAACTCTGGGGATCGAAAAGCGCGCGCTCGCTGCAGGATTCCCTGCATCACGTTCGTCGCGAGATCCAGGTCGCGGCGCCGGGGCTGCTCGGCCGCTATCAGCGCGACCACCGCCTGGTGGGCCGGGTGGAGTGCGACGCCGACCGCATCGCCCTCGCCTCCCCCGCCGCCGGCGACCGGCTGGCGGCGCTGGAGGTGCTGGCGGACGGCTTCCTGCGCGGCTTCGAGGATCCCCCCGGCGCGCAGCGGTTCGCGCGCTGGGCGCAGGAGCAGCGGCAGGGATACGACGCGATGTTCCGCGAGCAGTGGGCGGAAGCGGCGGAGGCCGCCCCCGCCCCGGAGCGGCTGGTGGCGCTGGGGGAGACGGGCCTGCGGTTCGATGCGGCGTGGGTGGAGGCCGCCCGGCTGCTGGTGCGCGGGCTGGTGCGGATGGGGCGGATGGACGAGGCGGAGGAGCGCGCGCAGCGCTTCGTCTCCGCCGCGCCGCAGGCCCGGACGGTCCTGCGCGAGGAGCTGAACGCGGCGCATCCGCCATCACCGGCGAACGATGCGGCTGCCGCGGGAGACGGCGCGGGACGATCAGGCGATGTGCGCCCGGCGCCGATGCCGCCGGGCGCGGCGAATCCCCCGTCCTCGATCCGGCGCCGGCCGCGCTGGCGATGGGCGGCCGCCGCGGCGGTGCTGGCGCTGGCGCTCGTGGCGATGCGGGCGATCTCGCAGCGGGTCCTTCCCTCGGCGGCGTGCGGCGAGCGGGGATACGCGGCGCGGTCGGCGGGGCAGGATTACCAGCCGGGCACGGCGGTGCGCCCCGGCCAGCCGTTCACCAAGGGGTGGCGGCTGCGCAACGGCGGGGCGTGCGCGTGGTCGCCCGGCTTCTACCTGCGGATGGAGGGCGCGCGCCGCGACGGGATGCCGTGGGACGGGCACCTCAGCCGGTCACAGGCGCAGGTCCGCCTCGGCCACGGCCTGGCGCCCGGCGCGGACTGGCAGGCGGTGGTTCCGATGCAGGCGCCGATCGCACCCGGATCGTACGAGGAGTTCTGGTCGCTGCGCCGCGCCGATGGGAGCCTGGTGGAAACCGACGGCGCGGCCACCTTCGCGGCCTCCGTCGTGGTGCTTCCCGCCCGCGTGGCGGAGTGCCGGCCGGGCGAAGCGCGCAGCGGGTACGTGGCCGTGACGGTGGACGCCGGCCGCACCTTCTCGCCGGGCGACACGGTGGAGCTGGGGATGTCGCTGCGGAACCGGGGCGACTGCGCCTGGCCGGCGGGGTCACGGCTCTCGCTCCGGCTCCCCGCGGGCTTCACCGTGGTCGACTCCTCCCACACCCGCGCGGGCGAGCCCGTGCCCCCGCGGCACATCTTCACCTACACGCAGCGCGTGGTCCTGCCGGCGGCGCCCGGGCGGTACGTCGTCCCCACCACCCTCGCGGGGCGCGGCGGAGAGCGCATCGCAGCGGACTCGCCGGGCGTGCGGGCGATCCGCGTAAGCGTGGGCAGGCGGGACGATTACGGGAAGTACCGCGTGTGCCGCCCCGGCGAGCTGGGCCCGCGCTTCGTTTCCGAGACGATCCAGGACAACGCCGTCGTGCCCGTGGGCGGCGCGTTCGAGAAGCGCTGGACGCTCACCAACGCCAGCCCGGGGCTGTGCGCCTGGGCGCCCGGCGTCACGCTGAACCGCGCCGGCGGCGACTCGCTCAGCGCGGGCGGGCGCATCCGCCTGGACCGCGTGGTGCTCCCCGGCGAGGTCGTCACCTTCTCGGTGCCGATGCGGGCGCCCCGGAGCGCCGGCGTCTACCGCGAGGACTGGGATTTCCGCGACTGGACCGGACGCACGATGAACATCAGCCAGACGGCGACCATCTGGGCCCTGATCGTCGCGCAGGCGGAGACGGAACGGCAGAGGAAAACGAACTGAAAGAGATGGGGATCAAGTAGAGAAGCAGAGGAGCGGAGACGAATTCTCCGTTTCTCTGCTTCTCCGCGTGCCACCAGCCGGTTGGCGGAGTCAGTACGGCAAGCTGCACGCGGCCAGCCGCGCGTTCTTCTCCGCCTCCGCGCCGTGCGCGAACGCCTGCCGCAAGCACGCGCTCTCCGCCGCCATGTGCCGCTCGGCCTCGGCGCGCGTGGGCGGCGGCCCCACGACCAGGCGTGCCTCGCGCTCCACGCCGCCGCGGCGGATGCGCACGGTATACGCGGTGCCGGGTGTCCTGTCCGGGAGTAGATACGGCTCGCGCGCGTCCCGCCCGTTCGCCGAGACAATCACGTCACCCACGCGCAGCCCGGCCCGCTCCGCGGGCGAGCCCGGCGCGACCAAGCTCACCGTGGGCAGCACGGTGGGCGGAGGCGAGTCGCGGGTGCGCGGCTCGCTGCCGTACCGCCATCCGAGCCCGACGATACCCTCGCCCTGCACCGGCCCGGCCACCACCAGCGTCATGCCGTCCGGAAGCGGGTCGCTGCGCATCAGCTGGCCGCCGACCGTCCCCAGCTCCGGCGCGCGCGGCGGAGCGGCGGGCTCCGGCGCGCCCCGTGACGCCGCGCCGCACGCCGCGGCCGCGAGCACGAGCGAGATGCCGGCGAGCGGGAGCGCCCGCGCGGCACGATGGCGGGGAGGGTGCGCGGTCATGGCGATGATCCTCCGTTCGAGGTGAGACGCCG is from Longimicrobium sp. and encodes:
- a CDS encoding BACON domain-containing protein; translated protein: MRRTTALLRLASAGLVLFVGGCDAGGANGPGPVGPDPTPAVGVGTTALAFAAQEGAASATQTLAVTNTGGGTLSWSAAESMAWLTLSPSGGTLGPGASASVAITVNTAGMAPGRYSGVVELSGGGGGAKAVTITLDVTQAPALAASTASLSFSVQPGAAPPPQSLIVSNTGGGSLAWSASSASSWLIVSPSTGSLAGGSSAALAVSVSAAGLAAGTYSGTVDLNAPGATGAPQHVAVQLTVAPGPALAVSASPLAFFAQVGANAAPQTVTLSNTGGGTLGWSAVEAVPWLTVSPPTGSLGAGASAQVTVTVNTAGLAQGTYSGTIDVSAPGASGSPRSIPVTLTVSSAPVLGVSATTFSFAALAGTNPAAQPVTITNTGGGTLAWSASDDAPWLTVTPASGSLASNAGAQAALSVSTAGLAAGTYHATVTLTAPGAGGSPRALAVTLAVSAPPAVSVNPASLSFSAAQGSNPATQSVIVTNTGGGSLVWTASSNAAWLAATPGSGTLAGGGAVPVTLSVSSAGLAAGTYNGAVTISAPGATGSPKTVAVSLTVAAGPALGVSAASLGFATQQGSPPPPQSFTVSNTGGGSLAWSASSNASWATVSPAGGSLAGGSSAPVTVSIDPTGLGAGTWNATIDVSAPGAAGSPKSVGVSLTIAAGPSLSVSPPSVSFSAAQGSSAASQTVTVTNTGGGTLSWSADESIAWLSLSPTSGTLGAGQSAQVTLSPNTAGLAAGPYPGSIDFSAPGADGSPRSVGVDLTVTGPTLLPAPSLGSPANGATGVSTTPTFSWSPVAGANHYWVTIATSASALPTDPGAATCAGCVISVNTTSTSYTATASLAAGTTYYWRVQGWNNSTSPYTQGQYSPVWSFVSAAAAPRLLVDGSLSSSKAPGQTFSVTGGGYTPNRTVTRYLKDPSGNIITLSPILSADGSGNIAWTFTPVCTTPAVTSTLWVVDDATGKSSNTVSQTVTAGGGCGDSGFTWPVDPSNSSNGFNGACGDWPGDSNGCFWISSNGWRDVQPFLRHLYDGHGYHLGADWNKGSGSDDANLPVYAVANGTVSDVRTNVSGWGNIIFVRHVTSFGIITSMYAHVNWNTSGPPAKGQTVSKGQQIARVGNGNGLYPYHLHLEIRVGDNVTPGPGYLSSRTATPPQGQIDPDVFIATHR
- a CDS encoding NBR1-Ig-like domain-containing protein, whose amino-acid sequence is MDSDFPGAPESRYTLRVFGTPRLVAPGGEPVRLSARALAYLVYVHLARDGERTSTAIAAKLWGSKSARSLQDSLHHVRREIQVAAPGLLGRYQRDHRLVGRVECDADRIALASPAAGDRLAALEVLADGFLRGFEDPPGAQRFARWAQEQRQGYDAMFREQWAEAAEAAPAPERLVALGETGLRFDAAWVEAARLLVRGLVRMGRMDEAEERAQRFVSAAPQARTVLREELNAAHPPSPANDAAAAGDGAGRSGDVRPAPMPPGAANPPSSIRRRPRWRWAAAAAVLALALVAMRAISQRVLPSAACGERGYAARSAGQDYQPGTAVRPGQPFTKGWRLRNGGACAWSPGFYLRMEGARRDGMPWDGHLSRSQAQVRLGHGLAPGADWQAVVPMQAPIAPGSYEEFWSLRRADGSLVETDGAATFAASVVVLPARVAECRPGEARSGYVAVTVDAGRTFSPGDTVELGMSLRNRGDCAWPAGSRLSLRLPAGFTVVDSSHTRAGEPVPPRHIFTYTQRVVLPAAPGRYVVPTTLAGRGGERIAADSPGVRAIRVSVGRRDDYGKYRVCRPGELGPRFVSETIQDNAVVPVGGAFEKRWTLTNASPGLCAWAPGVTLNRAGGDSLSAGGRIRLDRVVLPGEVVTFSVPMRAPRSAGVYREDWDFRDWTGRTMNISQTATIWALIVAQAETERQRKTN